A window of the Calditerricola satsumensis genome harbors these coding sequences:
- a CDS encoding PH domain-containing protein, with amino-acid sequence MGLFDGLMGNAQEVDPAQAQKELAPILADDERIEKAYKVLRDAFVFTNKRLILIDKQGLTGRKTEYRSIPYRSITQFSVETAGFFDADAELKIWVSGQAEPITKEFKGSTNMHALQKTLATYVAK; translated from the coding sequence ATGGGGCTCTTTGACGGGTTGATGGGCAACGCGCAGGAGGTCGATCCCGCGCAGGCGCAGAAGGAGTTGGCGCCGATCCTGGCCGACGACGAGCGCATCGAGAAGGCGTACAAGGTGCTGCGCGACGCCTTTGTCTTCACGAACAAGCGGCTGATCCTCATTGACAAGCAAGGCCTGACGGGGAGAAAGACGGAATACCGGTCCATTCCCTACCGCAGCATCACCCAGTTCAGCGTGGAGACGGCCGGGTTCTTCGACGCCGACGCCGAGCTGAAGATCTGGGTGTCGGGCCAGGCGGAGCCGATCACCAAGGAATTCAAAGGCAGCACGAACATGCACGCCCTGCAGAAAACGCTGGCGACGTACGTGGCGAAATGA
- the ileS gene encoding isoleucine--tRNA ligase: MDYSKTLNLPQTDFPMRANLPKREPEIQRWWDEIDIYAKVQARTKGRPKFILHDGPPYANGDIHIGHALNKILKDIIVRYKSMSGYDAPYVPGWDTHGLPIEHAVVTKEGVDRKAIPIPEFRKKCAEYALSYVERQKAQFKRLGVRGDWKNPYITLKPEYEARQIRVFGEMAKKGYIYKGLKAVYWSPSSETALAEAEIEYRDKRSPSLYALFPVADSKGKVPADAYVVIWTTTPWTIPANLGIAVHPEFDYVLVRAGDRRYVLAKGLLENVAQTVGWRDPQVEATWKGKELEGVVCRHPFYDRPSPIVLGEHVTLDAGTGCVHTAPGHGEEDFELGKKYNLGVLCPVDEKGYMTAEAPGFEGLFYDDANKVVTQKLEEAGCLLHLGFITHQYPHDWRTKKPVIFRATEQWFASIDGFRQELLRAIQDVKWIPKWGETRLYNMVAERGDWCISRQRVWGVPIPIFYCRACGKAIITDETIDHVAELVRQHGSSVWFERDEKDLLPPGFACPHCGGSAFRKETDTMDVWFDSGSSHEAVLREREELAWPADLYLEGSDQYRGWFNSSLTTAVAVHGRAPYKAVLSHGFTLDGEGRKMSKSLGNVIAPQDVMDKLGADILRLWVASVDYQADVRISDAILAQIAEVYRKIRNTFRFLLGNLKDFNPAADRVPDDQLEELDRFILARNERVKARVRKAYDAYEFHTVFHAVHNFCAVDLSAFYLDVCKDRLYVEAASSPRRRAAQTVLYDILLDQVKLIAPIIPHTADEVWRHIPGVEEISVQLTDMPEVRAARLDEALEKKWERFLDLRHEVMKALEEARRQKVFGHSLGAAVDLYPEPHVHDFLQQFDNLAELFIVAKVTLHAPDDAAPADALKLEGLAAKVTPAPGEKCERCWIVTPDVGQDADHPTLCLRCATIVKTHYAHVLQEQQ; encoded by the coding sequence ATGGATTACAGCAAAACGCTCAACCTGCCGCAGACGGATTTCCCGATGCGCGCCAATCTGCCGAAACGCGAGCCGGAGATCCAGCGTTGGTGGGACGAGATTGACATCTACGCCAAGGTGCAGGCGCGCACGAAGGGGCGGCCGAAATTCATTCTTCACGACGGGCCGCCGTACGCGAACGGCGACATCCACATCGGCCACGCCCTGAACAAGATCCTCAAGGACATCATCGTCCGCTACAAATCGATGAGCGGGTACGACGCCCCCTACGTGCCGGGATGGGATACCCACGGGCTGCCCATCGAGCACGCCGTCGTGACGAAGGAGGGGGTGGACCGCAAGGCGATTCCCATCCCCGAATTCCGCAAGAAGTGCGCCGAGTACGCCCTTTCCTATGTGGAGCGGCAGAAGGCCCAGTTCAAGCGCCTCGGCGTGCGCGGCGACTGGAAGAACCCCTACATCACCCTGAAGCCGGAGTACGAGGCGCGGCAGATCCGCGTCTTTGGCGAAATGGCCAAAAAGGGGTACATCTACAAGGGGCTGAAGGCGGTCTACTGGTCGCCGTCGTCGGAGACGGCCCTGGCCGAGGCGGAGATCGAGTACCGCGACAAGCGCTCGCCGTCGCTGTACGCCCTGTTCCCCGTGGCCGACAGCAAGGGGAAGGTGCCGGCCGACGCCTATGTCGTCATCTGGACGACGACGCCGTGGACGATTCCGGCCAACCTCGGCATCGCCGTGCATCCGGAGTTCGACTACGTGCTCGTGCGCGCGGGCGACAGGCGGTACGTCCTGGCCAAGGGCCTGCTGGAGAACGTGGCCCAAACGGTCGGGTGGCGTGATCCGCAGGTGGAGGCCACGTGGAAGGGGAAGGAGCTGGAAGGCGTCGTCTGCCGCCATCCCTTCTACGACCGGCCGTCGCCGATCGTGCTGGGCGAGCACGTCACCCTCGACGCCGGGACCGGCTGCGTGCACACGGCGCCGGGCCACGGCGAGGAGGACTTCGAGCTCGGCAAGAAGTACAACCTCGGCGTGCTGTGCCCGGTGGACGAGAAGGGGTACATGACGGCGGAGGCCCCGGGCTTTGAGGGGCTCTTCTACGACGACGCCAACAAAGTCGTCACGCAGAAGCTGGAGGAAGCCGGCTGCCTCCTGCACCTCGGCTTCATCACCCACCAGTACCCCCACGACTGGCGGACGAAGAAACCGGTCATCTTCCGCGCCACCGAGCAGTGGTTCGCCTCCATCGACGGTTTCCGCCAGGAGCTGCTCCGGGCCATCCAGGACGTCAAGTGGATCCCCAAGTGGGGGGAGACGCGCCTGTACAACATGGTGGCCGAGCGCGGCGACTGGTGCATTTCCCGCCAGCGGGTGTGGGGCGTGCCGATCCCCATCTTCTACTGCCGCGCCTGCGGTAAGGCGATCATTACTGACGAGACGATCGACCACGTGGCCGAACTCGTGCGGCAGCACGGCTCGTCGGTGTGGTTTGAGCGCGACGAGAAGGACCTCCTGCCGCCGGGCTTTGCCTGCCCGCACTGCGGCGGCAGCGCCTTCCGCAAGGAGACGGACACGATGGACGTGTGGTTCGACTCCGGCTCCAGCCACGAGGCGGTGCTGCGCGAGCGCGAGGAGCTGGCTTGGCCGGCGGACCTTTACCTCGAAGGGTCGGACCAGTACCGCGGGTGGTTCAACTCCTCGCTCACCACGGCGGTGGCCGTCCACGGCCGGGCGCCGTACAAGGCGGTGCTCAGCCACGGCTTCACCCTGGACGGCGAGGGGCGGAAGATGTCCAAGTCCCTGGGCAACGTCATCGCCCCGCAGGATGTGATGGACAAGCTGGGCGCCGACATCCTCCGCCTGTGGGTGGCCTCGGTGGATTACCAGGCCGACGTGCGCATCTCCGACGCCATCCTGGCCCAGATCGCCGAGGTGTACCGGAAGATCCGCAACACCTTCCGCTTCCTCCTCGGCAACCTGAAGGACTTCAACCCGGCCGCCGACCGCGTGCCGGACGACCAGCTTGAGGAGCTTGACCGCTTCATCCTCGCGCGCAACGAGCGCGTCAAGGCGCGGGTGCGGAAGGCCTACGACGCCTACGAGTTCCACACCGTCTTCCATGCCGTGCACAACTTCTGCGCCGTCGACCTGTCCGCCTTCTACCTCGACGTGTGCAAGGACCGCCTGTACGTCGAGGCGGCGTCCAGCCCGCGGCGCCGCGCGGCCCAGACGGTGCTCTACGACATCCTCCTCGATCAGGTGAAGCTGATCGCGCCGATTATCCCGCACACGGCCGACGAGGTGTGGCGGCACATCCCCGGTGTGGAGGAAATCAGCGTGCAGCTGACCGACATGCCGGAAGTGCGCGCCGCGCGGCTCGACGAGGCGCTGGAGAAGAAGTGGGAACGCTTCCTCGACCTGCGCCATGAGGTGATGAAGGCCCTCGAGGAAGCGCGCCGCCAGAAGGTGTTCGGCCATTCCCTCGGCGCGGCGGTGGACCTGTATCCCGAGCCGCACGTGCACGACTTCCTGCAGCAGTTTGACAACCTGGCCGAGCTGTTCATTGTGGCCAAGGTAACGCTGCACGCGCCGGACGATGCGGCGCCGGCCGACGCCCTGAAGCTGGAAGGCCTCGCCGCGAAGGTGACGCCGGCCCCGGGCGAAAAGTGCGAGCGCTGCTGGATCGTGACGCCCGACGTGGGGCAGGACGCCGACCACCCGACGCTCTGCCTGCGCTGCGCCACCATTGTGAAGACGCACTACGCCCACGTGCTGCAGGAACAGCAGTAA
- a CDS encoding DivIVA domain-containing protein, producing the protein MPLTPLDIHNKEFSRVFRGYDCDEVDEFLDQVIKDYEALIRQNQELEAKVRELEEKLAHFTNIEESLGKSLLVAQETAEEVKMNARKEAELIVKEAEKNADRIISEALAKSRQIAAEIEELKKRAAVYRTRFRNLLQAQLDLLESDEWDQLILNEDAS; encoded by the coding sequence TTGCCCCTGACGCCGCTGGACATTCACAACAAGGAATTCAGCCGCGTCTTTCGCGGATACGACTGCGACGAAGTGGACGAGTTCCTCGACCAAGTGATCAAGGACTACGAAGCCCTGATCCGCCAAAACCAGGAGCTTGAGGCCAAGGTGCGCGAGTTGGAGGAGAAGCTCGCGCACTTCACGAATATCGAGGAGAGCCTGGGCAAGTCGCTCCTGGTGGCCCAGGAGACGGCCGAAGAAGTGAAGATGAACGCGCGCAAGGAAGCGGAGCTCATCGTCAAGGAAGCGGAGAAGAACGCCGACCGGATCATCAGCGAGGCGTTGGCCAAATCGCGTCAGATCGCCGCGGAGATCGAGGAGCTGAAAAAGCGCGCCGCGGTGTACCGGACGCGTTTCCGCAATCTCTTGCAGGCGCAGCTCGATCTCTTGGAAAGCGACGAGTGGGACCAGCTCATTTTAAACGAAGACGCATCGTGA
- a CDS encoding YlmH family RNA-binding protein, with protein MSDRLQHVRPEERPFAERCLEWAETVAARRAPKLTPFLDPREKWIVRTLIGGRTSVSVSFFGGYDGAERERALIHPDFWWPEPGDFRVAALAVEANRRFVRLTHRDVLGALVSLGLKRDVFGDILLTAASCHVLVAEEIAPYVCQHLTRIHLARVRVEPIPLEALRVPEPETEEETHSVASMRLDALIAAVWRFSRGKAALRIRAGDVKVNWRIADDPDETLGEGDVVSVRGFGRFRVAEVGGPTRKGRLVVRVAKFR; from the coding sequence ATGAGCGATCGCCTGCAGCATGTTCGCCCCGAAGAACGCCCCTTTGCCGAGCGGTGCCTGGAGTGGGCGGAGACGGTTGCCGCGCGGCGCGCGCCCAAGCTGACGCCGTTTCTCGATCCGCGCGAAAAATGGATCGTGCGGACCCTCATCGGCGGACGGACTTCGGTGTCCGTTTCGTTTTTTGGCGGGTATGACGGGGCGGAACGCGAACGGGCCTTGATCCATCCCGATTTCTGGTGGCCAGAGCCGGGCGACTTTCGTGTCGCCGCCCTCGCGGTGGAGGCCAATCGGCGGTTTGTCCGCCTGACGCATCGCGACGTGCTGGGGGCGCTCGTCTCCCTCGGCCTCAAGCGCGACGTGTTCGGGGACATCCTCCTCACCGCGGCCTCCTGCCACGTGCTCGTGGCGGAAGAGATCGCCCCCTACGTCTGCCAACACCTGACGCGCATCCATCTGGCGCGCGTTCGCGTGGAACCGATTCCCCTCGAAGCCCTGCGCGTTCCCGAACCCGAAACGGAGGAGGAAACGCATTCCGTCGCCTCGATGCGCCTCGATGCCCTCATCGCCGCGGTGTGGCGCTTTTCCCGGGGCAAGGCTGCCCTACGCATTCGCGCCGGCGACGTGAAGGTCAACTGGCGCATCGCCGACGATCCCGACGAGACGCTGGGCGAGGGGGACGTCGTGTCGGTGCGCGGGTTCGGGCGCTTTCGCGTGGCGGAGGTGGGCGGCCCAACGCGCAAAGGCCGCCTCGTGGTACGCGTTGCCAAATTCCGCTAG
- a CDS encoding YggT family protein yields MADVIHQIVDIAFEVYMFLIFAYVLMSWLPQLRETPLGQLLGRLVEPYLRPFRQIIPPIGMFDLSPIVAVFALYFARIGVHTVLNLLLGDAA; encoded by the coding sequence ATGGCGGACGTCATTCACCAGATCGTCGACATCGCCTTTGAGGTGTACATGTTCCTGATTTTCGCCTATGTGCTGATGTCGTGGCTCCCCCAACTGCGCGAGACCCCCCTTGGCCAGCTGCTGGGACGGCTTGTGGAACCGTACCTGCGCCCCTTCCGCCAGATCATCCCGCCGATCGGCATGTTCGACCTGTCGCCGATCGTGGCCGTCTTCGCCCTGTACTTCGCGCGCATCGGCGTGCACACCGTGCTCAACCTGCTCCTGGGCGATGCGGCATGA
- a CDS encoding cell division protein SepF: MGMMNRLLGFFGLQDEVTEERVLVTQGEEEDEAPAVPSRPVRGRGNVVNLHAVRSAGAQVILCEPRSYEETQEIADHLRNRRAVVVNLHRVTPEMAKRIVDFLSGTVYAIDGLIQKVGPQIFLCTPDNVEVHGTITHPDAPKTER; this comes from the coding sequence ATGGGCATGATGAACCGCCTGTTGGGGTTTTTCGGGCTGCAAGACGAGGTGACCGAGGAACGCGTCCTCGTCACCCAGGGGGAAGAGGAGGACGAGGCGCCCGCGGTGCCGTCGCGGCCGGTGCGGGGGCGGGGCAACGTGGTGAACCTGCACGCCGTGCGCTCGGCGGGCGCGCAGGTGATCCTGTGCGAGCCGCGTTCCTATGAGGAAACCCAGGAGATCGCCGACCATCTGCGCAACCGCCGCGCGGTGGTGGTCAACCTCCATCGGGTGACACCCGAGATGGCCAAGCGGATCGTCGATTTCCTGAGCGGGACGGTGTACGCCATCGACGGGCTGATCCAGAAGGTCGGCCCGCAGATTTTCCTGTGCACGCCGGACAACGTGGAGGTGCACGGGACGATCACCCACCCCGACGCGCCGAAAACGGAACGATAA
- a CDS encoding YggS family pyridoxal phosphate-dependent enzyme, whose protein sequence is MAQDACEVNGVTLAERLAAVKRRIREACRRSGRREDEVTLVAVTKYVDAETVRALLDAGVTDVGENRVQDAVPKWEALGGRGVWHFIGRLQTNKVKDVVGRFAYVHSLDRMALAEELEKRARQKDAVVRCFLQVNVSGEATKAGVRPDALFDFAREVAKLSRLRVVGLMTMAPIVDDPEEARPVFRALRELRDALRDQGIPGLDPVHLSMGMSGDFEVAVEEGATFVRIGSLLYQSDPGEPAVEPGHTEEG, encoded by the coding sequence ATGGCGCAAGATGCGTGCGAGGTGAACGGCGTGACCCTTGCGGAACGGCTTGCGGCCGTCAAGCGCCGCATCCGAGAAGCGTGCCGGCGCAGCGGTCGCCGCGAAGACGAGGTCACCTTGGTGGCCGTCACGAAATACGTCGACGCCGAAACGGTGCGCGCGCTGCTCGACGCCGGGGTGACCGACGTCGGTGAAAACCGCGTCCAGGACGCGGTGCCGAAATGGGAGGCCCTCGGCGGGCGCGGCGTGTGGCACTTTATCGGCCGCCTGCAGACAAACAAGGTGAAGGACGTTGTCGGCCGCTTTGCCTATGTGCATTCCCTTGACCGCATGGCGCTTGCGGAGGAACTGGAAAAGCGGGCCCGACAAAAGGATGCGGTCGTGCGCTGTTTTTTGCAGGTGAACGTGTCGGGTGAGGCCACCAAGGCCGGCGTTCGCCCCGATGCGCTGTTTGATTTTGCCCGCGAAGTGGCCAAGCTGTCGCGCCTGCGCGTGGTCGGGCTGATGACGATGGCGCCGATCGTCGACGATCCGGAGGAAGCCCGTCCGGTGTTCCGCGCGCTGCGCGAGTTGCGGGACGCCCTGCGCGATCAGGGCATCCCGGGCCTTGATCCGGTGCACCTGTCGATGGGCATGTCGGGCGATTTTGAAGTGGCGGTGGAAGAAGGGGCAACCTTCGTGCGCATCGGCTCGCTCTTGTACCAATCCGATCCGGGTGAGCCTGCCGTTGAACCGGGGCATACGGAGGAGGGGTGA
- the pgeF gene encoding peptidoglycan editing factor PgeF, translating to MEPFVWQENGILRLKAWERAYPLVAGMTSRAHPDGGPEPFNLALHVGDDPQRVRARRDALCEALGLPPEAFTCAEQVHGSRVVRVTPQDRGRGRLARETAFPATDGMHTDVPGVLLVAFFADCVPLFFLDPIRRVIGLAHAGWRGTAQDVAGEMVRSLVAHYGTRPRDLRVAIGPSIGPCCYEVDERVAAALRTTFGGEVPDGVLTANDEGRYWLDLRAANQKLCERAGILPENIEMTSVCTACATDRFFSHRAEKGRTGRMAAFVAWTG from the coding sequence ATGGAACCCTTTGTGTGGCAAGAGAACGGGATCCTTCGCCTGAAGGCGTGGGAACGGGCCTATCCCCTCGTGGCCGGCATGACGTCGCGCGCCCATCCGGACGGCGGGCCGGAGCCCTTCAACCTCGCCCTGCACGTGGGCGACGACCCCCAGCGCGTCCGGGCGCGGCGGGACGCGCTGTGCGAGGCGCTCGGCTTGCCGCCGGAGGCCTTCACGTGCGCCGAGCAGGTGCACGGAAGCCGCGTCGTCCGCGTGACCCCACAGGACCGGGGGCGTGGACGCCTGGCGCGCGAGACGGCCTTTCCCGCCACCGACGGGATGCACACGGATGTTCCCGGCGTTTTGCTGGTCGCGTTCTTTGCCGACTGCGTGCCGCTTTTCTTCCTGGACCCGATCCGCCGGGTGATCGGTTTGGCCCACGCCGGATGGCGCGGCACGGCGCAGGATGTGGCCGGGGAGATGGTGCGCAGCCTGGTCGCCCACTACGGCACGCGGCCCCGGGATCTTCGCGTCGCCATCGGGCCGTCGATCGGTCCGTGTTGCTACGAAGTGGACGAGCGGGTTGCCGCCGCGCTGCGGACGACCTTTGGCGGTGAGGTTCCGGACGGCGTGCTCACCGCCAATGACGAGGGACGCTATTGGCTTGACTTGCGCGCGGCAAACCAAAAGTTGTGCGAACGAGCAGGAATTTTGCCGGAAAACATCGAAATGACGTCTGTGTGCACGGCGTGCGCGACGGACCGCTTCTTTTCCCATCGCGCGGAAAAGGGGCGCACCGGGCGCATGGCCGCCTTTGTGGCATGGACCGGATAA
- a CDS encoding YlmC/YmxH family sporulation protein, with amino-acid sequence MLKASEFQTKDVVNVSDGRRLGQVHDLELDVVSGRVQAIIVPSGGRWFGLWGGGNEYVIPWRNIVKIGKDVILVRLDNGYEEKPARRTPDEAG; translated from the coding sequence GTGCTCAAGGCGTCGGAATTTCAGACCAAGGATGTGGTGAATGTCAGCGACGGCCGGCGCCTCGGTCAGGTCCACGACTTGGAGCTCGATGTGGTCAGCGGGCGGGTGCAGGCGATCATCGTGCCGAGCGGCGGCCGGTGGTTTGGCCTGTGGGGAGGGGGGAACGAATACGTCATCCCGTGGCGGAACATTGTGAAGATCGGCAAGGACGTCATTCTCGTCCGCCTCGACAACGGGTACGAAGAGAAGCCGGCTCGCCGCACCCCCGACGAGGCGGGGTAG
- the sigG gene encoding RNA polymerase sporulation sigma factor SigG produces the protein MGRNKVEICGVETSTLPVLTNEEMRQLFRELQSGDDAAREKLINGNLRLVLSVIQRFNNRGEYVDDLFQVGCIGLMKAIDNFDLSQNVKFSTYAVPMIIGEIRRYLRDNTPIRVSRSLRDIAYKALQVRDQLTSKHSREPSIQEIAEVLGVPPEDVLYALDAIQDPVSLFEPIYQDGGDPIYVMDQIRDDRHKDVHWVEEIALHEAMSKLSERERLIVSMRFFEGKTQMEVAEEIGISQAQVSRLEKAAIAQMQKYVN, from the coding sequence TTGGGTCGGAACAAGGTCGAAATCTGCGGTGTGGAAACCTCGACGTTGCCGGTCCTGACGAACGAGGAGATGCGCCAACTGTTTCGCGAGCTGCAAAGCGGAGATGACGCGGCGCGGGAAAAGCTGATCAACGGCAACCTGCGCCTTGTCCTCAGCGTGATCCAGCGGTTCAACAACCGCGGGGAGTACGTCGACGACCTGTTTCAGGTGGGTTGCATCGGGCTGATGAAAGCCATCGACAACTTCGACCTTTCCCAAAATGTCAAGTTTTCGACCTACGCCGTGCCGATGATCATCGGCGAAATCCGCCGCTACCTGCGCGACAACACGCCGATCCGGGTCTCGCGTTCGCTGCGCGACATCGCCTACAAGGCGCTGCAGGTGCGCGACCAGCTGACGAGCAAGCACTCCCGCGAGCCGTCGATCCAGGAGATCGCCGAGGTGCTGGGCGTTCCTCCGGAGGATGTGCTCTACGCCCTGGACGCCATTCAGGATCCCGTTTCCCTCTTTGAGCCCATCTACCAGGACGGGGGCGATCCCATTTACGTGATGGACCAGATCCGCGATGATCGGCACAAGGATGTCCACTGGGTCGAGGAGATCGCCCTCCACGAGGCGATGAGCAAGCTGAGCGAGCGGGAAAGGCTGATCGTGTCGATGCGCTTTTTCGAAGGCAAAACGCAGATGGAGGTGGCCGAGGAGATCGGCATCTCGCAGGCCCAGGTCTCGCGCCTGGAGAAGGCGGCCATCGCGCAGATGCAAAAATACGTGAACTGA
- the sigE gene encoding RNA polymerase sporulation sigma factor SigE, whose translation MFTRVRLSLRLWWLRLLLWLGLRSDEVYYIGGHEVLPPPLTREEEEYLLQRLPSGDPAVRSMLIERNLRLVVYIARKFENTGIHIEDLISIGTIGLIKAVNTFDPEKRIKLATYASRCIENEILMFLRRNNKVRYEVSIDEPLNVDWDGNELLLSDVLGTDSDAIYRNIEEKVDRTLLKKALEKLSERERLIMELRYGLSGGEEMTQKDVADLLGISQSYISRLEKRILKRLRKEFNKMM comes from the coding sequence ATGTTCACCCGAGTCCGCTTGAGCCTTCGCCTGTGGTGGCTTCGCCTGCTGCTTTGGTTGGGTCTGCGATCCGACGAGGTGTACTACATCGGGGGACACGAAGTTTTGCCGCCTCCGCTGACAAGGGAAGAAGAGGAATACCTGCTGCAGCGCCTGCCGAGCGGGGATCCCGCCGTGCGCTCCATGCTCATCGAGCGCAACCTGCGGTTGGTCGTGTACATCGCGCGCAAATTTGAAAACACCGGCATCCACATCGAGGACTTGATCAGCATAGGCACGATCGGTCTCATCAAAGCGGTTAACACCTTTGATCCGGAAAAGCGGATCAAATTGGCCACCTACGCGTCGCGGTGCATTGAAAACGAGATCTTGATGTTCCTCCGCCGCAACAACAAGGTGCGCTACGAGGTGTCCATCGACGAGCCCCTCAACGTCGACTGGGACGGCAACGAACTCCTCCTGTCCGACGTGCTCGGCACCGACAGCGACGCGATTTACCGCAACATCGAGGAAAAGGTCGACCGCACCCTGCTCAAGAAGGCCCTCGAAAAGCTGAGCGAGCGGGAGCGGCTGATCATGGAATTGCGCTACGGCCTAAGTGGCGGCGAGGAGATGACGCAGAAGGACGTGGCCGACTTGCTCGGGATCTCGCAGTCCTACATCTCGCGCCTGGAAAAGCGCATCCTCAAGCGGTTGCGCAAGGAGTTCAACAAGATGATGTGA
- the ftsZ gene encoding cell division protein FtsZ, protein MFELDFEMDQLAQIKVIGVGGGGSNAVNRMIEVGVQGVEFIAVNTDAQALKLSKAPVRLQIGEKLTRGLGAGANPEIGKKAAEESREMIENALRGADMVFVTAGMGGGTGTGAAPVIAEIARELGALTVGVVTRPFTFEGRKRAAQAESGIAALKEKVDTLIVIPNDRLLEIVDRNTPMLEAFKEADNVLRQGVQGISDLIAVPGLINLDFADVKAIMKERGSALMGIGIASGENRAAEAAKKAICSPLLETSIDGAKGVLMNITGGTNLSLYEVNEAADIVSSAADPDVNMIFGAVINEDLKDEIIVTVIATGFDEAKKAAPVRTPLAEPERGDLRHLSSATDNLDVPTFLRNRSRRK, encoded by the coding sequence ATGTTCGAGCTTGACTTTGAAATGGACCAGCTGGCGCAGATCAAGGTGATCGGCGTTGGGGGCGGGGGATCCAACGCTGTGAACCGCATGATCGAAGTGGGTGTTCAGGGTGTTGAATTCATTGCCGTCAACACCGATGCGCAGGCCCTGAAGCTATCCAAGGCGCCCGTGCGCCTGCAGATCGGCGAAAAGCTCACGCGGGGCCTCGGCGCGGGGGCCAACCCGGAGATCGGCAAAAAGGCGGCCGAAGAGAGCCGCGAGATGATCGAAAACGCGCTGCGCGGCGCCGACATGGTGTTCGTGACGGCCGGCATGGGCGGCGGCACGGGAACGGGTGCGGCGCCGGTCATCGCCGAGATCGCCCGCGAGCTCGGGGCCTTGACCGTCGGCGTGGTGACGCGCCCCTTTACCTTTGAGGGGCGCAAACGCGCGGCCCAGGCCGAAAGCGGCATTGCCGCGCTGAAGGAAAAGGTGGACACGCTGATCGTCATTCCCAACGACCGGCTGCTGGAGATTGTTGACCGCAACACGCCGATGCTCGAGGCGTTCAAAGAGGCGGACAACGTGTTGCGCCAGGGCGTGCAGGGCATTTCCGACCTCATCGCCGTCCCGGGGCTCATCAACCTCGACTTTGCCGACGTGAAGGCGATCATGAAGGAGCGCGGTTCGGCGCTCATGGGCATCGGGATCGCGTCGGGGGAAAACCGCGCGGCCGAAGCGGCGAAGAAGGCCATTTGCAGCCCGCTCCTCGAGACCTCGATCGACGGGGCCAAGGGGGTGCTGATGAACATCACCGGTGGCACCAACCTCAGCCTCTACGAGGTGAACGAGGCGGCCGACATCGTTTCCTCCGCCGCCGACCCGGACGTGAACATGATTTTCGGGGCGGTCATCAACGAGGATCTGAAGGACGAGATCATCGTCACGGTCATCGCCACCGGCTTCGACGAGGCGAAGAAAGCCGCGCCGGTGCGCACGCCGCTGGCCGAGCCGGAGCGTGGCGATTTGCGCCATTTGTCGTCGGCAACCGACAACCTCGACGTGCCGACGTTCCTGCGCAACCGCAGCCGGCGCAAATGA